The following are encoded in a window of Bacillus sp. SORGH_AS_0510 genomic DNA:
- a CDS encoding VOC family protein, whose product MAVKKMDHVGLYVSNLETSLAFYQEVVGLDLKDRFTIADGAVTLAFLGFNGSDETELELVLGGKPNLPNEGIVNHIAFLVDDIDEEFERLKGLKVPFISEEISTLQNGYRNFFVQGPDGEKVEFFQR is encoded by the coding sequence ATGGCAGTTAAAAAAATGGACCATGTTGGTTTGTACGTAAGCAACTTAGAAACCTCACTTGCATTTTATCAAGAAGTAGTTGGGTTGGATTTAAAAGACAGATTCACCATTGCAGATGGCGCTGTCACCTTAGCCTTCCTTGGATTTAATGGCTCAGATGAGACAGAGCTGGAATTAGTCCTAGGTGGAAAGCCTAATCTCCCTAATGAAGGAATCGTCAATCATATTGCCTTTTTAGTGGATGACATTGACGAAGAATTCGAGCGTTTAAAAGGATTGAAGGTTCCCTTTATTAGTGAAGAGATTAGCACTCTTCAAAACGGTTATCGTAACTTTTTTGTACAAGGACCTGATGGTGAGAAGGTTGAATTTTTCCAACGATAA
- a CDS encoding magnesium transporter CorA family protein, with protein MLEIFKSTESKVLEKVDVISKGCWVNMHAPTAEEINRVSNDAQVDVDIIKDALDDEERPRIERDDGRVYIIVDFPYIVHDENGFAGYETIPIGIILTDECIITVSLKDTPILEEFKKNRVKEFFTFKKTRFALQILFVISSYYLRYLKQINKKTNEIERVVHQSLKNKELYAFLALEKSLVYFTTSLKSNKVVLDKILRFNYLKMYEEDKDLLEDVIIEKTQAIEMAETYRSILSGMMNAFASIISNNLNIVMKFLTSITIILALPTMVASFYGMNVDIPFQHIRHPYVIPLTISVFFASLTAFVFWKKKYF; from the coding sequence ATGTTAGAAATTTTTAAAAGTACAGAATCAAAAGTGTTAGAAAAAGTTGATGTGATTTCAAAAGGCTGCTGGGTCAATATGCATGCTCCGACAGCAGAAGAAATTAACCGAGTCTCTAATGATGCGCAGGTAGACGTTGATATTATTAAAGACGCATTGGATGATGAAGAACGTCCAAGGATAGAACGAGATGACGGCAGAGTGTACATCATCGTGGATTTTCCGTATATCGTTCATGATGAAAATGGTTTTGCTGGTTATGAGACCATTCCGATTGGTATTATCCTTACAGATGAATGTATTATCACGGTCTCCCTGAAGGATACACCGATTTTAGAAGAATTTAAGAAAAACAGAGTAAAAGAGTTCTTTACTTTTAAGAAAACTCGTTTCGCTCTGCAGATCTTATTTGTCATTTCGTCCTATTATCTAAGGTACTTAAAACAAATTAACAAGAAAACAAATGAAATTGAACGTGTCGTTCACCAATCATTGAAGAATAAAGAACTATATGCCTTTCTAGCGTTAGAAAAAAGTTTGGTTTACTTTACGACCTCTCTAAAATCCAATAAGGTCGTCCTGGATAAAATTCTGCGCTTTAACTATTTAAAAATGTATGAGGAAGATAAGGATTTATTGGAAGACGTAATAATTGAAAAAACACAGGCAATAGAAATGGCTGAAACCTACCGTTCAATTTTAAGCGGGATGATGAATGCTTTTGCTTCCATTATTTCAAACAACTTGAACATCGTGATGAAGTTCTTAACTTCCATTACAATCATATTAGCCTTACCAACGATGGTAGCAAGCTTTTATGGAATGAACGTAGACATACCGTTTCAACATATACGTCACCCCTATGTGATTCCACTCACGATCTCCGTCTTTTTTGCTAGCTTAACAGCATTCGTCTTTTGGAAAAAGAAATACTTCTAG
- a CDS encoding cation diffusion facilitator family transporter: MEMRETLAKKIAWISVISNIILTVGKLAIGWYGNSDAVFADGIHSAADVFASIIVLLVIKIANKPADLEHPYGHGKAEVIVSGVIGILLFLVSIYVVYEGISGFFHEVESPSLLAMWVALFSYITKIILYRSSLRVAKQHKSKAIEAIAFDHKADIVASIAAAIGVLLSIIGERMDIHFLLYGDKAASIFVAYLIFKIAKEMLTEAFDILLERNINSETLQEYIAVINQFEEVKRIDRIRAREHGHYVLVDLRISIDHFKTIKQGHDLAKTIKQKLMNQYDNIEEVLIHLNPYFPEEK, encoded by the coding sequence ATGGAAATGAGAGAAACATTGGCTAAAAAAATTGCCTGGATCAGTGTAATCAGCAATATTATCTTGACTGTAGGGAAGTTAGCGATCGGTTGGTATGGAAATAGTGATGCTGTCTTTGCTGATGGGATTCATTCTGCTGCCGATGTCTTTGCGTCCATCATCGTGCTATTGGTCATAAAAATTGCAAATAAGCCTGCAGACCTGGAACACCCCTATGGTCATGGAAAAGCAGAGGTCATCGTTTCAGGAGTTATTGGTATCTTACTTTTCCTTGTTTCCATTTATGTGGTTTATGAAGGAATTAGCGGCTTCTTCCATGAAGTGGAATCACCGAGCTTATTAGCTATGTGGGTTGCCTTATTCTCCTATATTACTAAAATTATTTTATACAGGAGCTCATTAAGGGTTGCTAAACAGCATAAAAGCAAGGCAATTGAGGCCATTGCCTTCGATCACAAAGCAGATATTGTGGCATCCATCGCAGCGGCCATTGGGGTCTTGCTTTCTATTATTGGGGAGAGAATGGATATTCATTTCTTACTCTATGGTGATAAAGCAGCCAGTATATTTGTAGCATACTTAATCTTTAAGATTGCCAAAGAAATGTTGACAGAAGCATTTGATATCTTATTAGAGCGTAATATCAACTCGGAAACATTGCAGGAATATATCGCAGTGATTAATCAGTTTGAAGAGGTGAAACGGATTGATCGTATTCGTGCGAGAGAGCATGGACATTACGTCTTGGTTGATTTACGAATTTCCATTGATCATTTTAAAACAATCAAGCAGGGGCACGACCTGGCAAAGACGATAAAACAGAAGCTTATGAATCAATATGATAATATTGAAGAGGTATTAATTCATTTAAACCCGTATTTTCCAGAAGAGAAATAA
- a CDS encoding aldose epimerase codes for MYQLKETKEQQLIVYELRNDEQGSWLKVVPERGGIITSYGVNGEEVLFLNENTLYDSNKNIRGGIPILFPISGQLENGEYEWNGTVYQMKNHGVARNQPWEVISTQTEDTKASMTLRLKSNEETRREFPFDFEVVFTYTMTPDGLTIDQSYKNISGEAMPIYAGFHPYFKTASKNLTYHTDAKTYLDYNDMKTKSVKNSLDLTNKKESLVLLDAVQNEISFELPDRQMTVTMSYGGEFPYVVLWTEQDQEFVCVEPWMAMTDELNRKEELVMIGPEETLQTTLTISVK; via the coding sequence ATGTATCAGCTAAAAGAAACGAAAGAACAGCAACTAATTGTGTATGAACTCAGGAACGACGAGCAGGGCAGTTGGCTAAAAGTAGTGCCAGAGCGCGGTGGAATTATTACTAGCTATGGGGTAAATGGTGAGGAAGTCCTCTTTTTAAATGAGAATACACTTTATGATTCAAATAAAAATATTAGAGGTGGAATACCCATTCTATTTCCTATTTCTGGTCAGTTAGAAAACGGAGAATATGAGTGGAATGGTACTGTTTATCAAATGAAAAACCATGGAGTAGCAAGGAATCAACCTTGGGAAGTAATCTCCACCCAAACAGAAGACACGAAAGCCTCTATGACTTTACGTTTAAAAAGTAATGAAGAAACACGAAGAGAATTTCCGTTTGATTTTGAAGTGGTGTTCACCTATACAATGACTCCAGATGGACTTACTATTGATCAGTCCTATAAAAATATCTCTGGAGAAGCCATGCCGATTTATGCAGGATTTCATCCCTATTTCAAAACGGCTAGTAAAAATTTAACCTATCATACGGATGCAAAAACCTATTTAGATTATAACGATATGAAAACAAAGTCCGTAAAAAACTCTTTAGATTTAACGAATAAAAAAGAGTCTCTCGTCCTATTGGATGCTGTCCAAAACGAAATCTCATTCGAGCTTCCAGATCGGCAAATGACTGTTACTATGTCTTATGGTGGGGAATTCCCATATGTCGTTTTATGGACGGAGCAGGATCAAGAATTTGTTTGTGTTGAACCATGGATGGCAATGACCGACGAGCTGAACCGGAAGGAAGAATTAGTGATGATAGGTCCAGAGGAAACGCTCCAGACAACCTTAACGATCTCAGTAAAATAG
- a CDS encoding tetratricopeptide repeat protein codes for MEFGALIKFYRTQRGITQAELAKGICSVPHLSKIENNSKEANEETVSLLLERLDISLEEMEEKEDQIKLLLRELNASINFYLRDEVDETYQKFKEIEHLIPFSKHIYICELHKYRYLLFKGLFGEAELQRDLLYKQKKNFSQHEDYLFRYFNAIFLILRGQFKNADYILEALYSENDHETTSGEFLYHRALVKSSLEQSGHAIHFGKMALQIFMNQHNFLRILHTLMLLGINYTHSKIYEEAEGCFRHLIRNAELLRQEKMLPQIYHNMGYLQNKMKNVKEALYYYEKSLDLQSNFNQHYLVTLYSIGEMQYYLKEFDKAKECLQEVASLSKELGNKKYRLLADFYLFYMASPQKAFKYLETKVIPYFEEAKEHTDDLTRFYKMLSDYYHENGLVNEAVKYLNKITGGIL; via the coding sequence ATGGAATTCGGGGCACTGATTAAGTTTTATCGAACTCAAAGAGGAATCACACAAGCAGAGCTTGCAAAAGGGATTTGCTCTGTCCCGCACTTAAGCAAAATAGAAAATAACTCCAAAGAAGCAAATGAGGAAACAGTTTCTCTTTTACTGGAACGGTTGGATATTAGTTTGGAGGAGATGGAAGAGAAGGAGGATCAGATTAAGCTTCTTTTAAGAGAACTGAATGCAAGTATTAATTTCTATCTTAGGGACGAAGTCGATGAAACCTACCAAAAATTTAAAGAGATAGAACATCTTATTCCTTTCTCTAAGCATATTTATATCTGCGAATTACATAAATATAGGTACCTATTATTCAAGGGATTGTTTGGAGAGGCAGAGCTTCAACGTGACTTATTATACAAGCAAAAGAAGAATTTTTCCCAACATGAGGACTATTTATTTAGATACTTTAATGCGATATTCTTAATCTTAAGAGGTCAGTTTAAAAATGCCGATTATATATTGGAAGCGTTATATTCCGAAAACGATCATGAAACAACCAGTGGTGAATTTCTTTACCATCGAGCGCTTGTAAAGAGTTCCCTTGAACAATCAGGTCACGCTATTCACTTTGGTAAAATGGCACTACAAATTTTTATGAATCAGCATAACTTCTTACGTATTTTACACACACTGATGCTTTTAGGCATTAATTATACTCATTCAAAGATTTATGAGGAAGCAGAAGGATGTTTTCGTCATTTAATCCGAAATGCAGAATTATTAAGACAGGAAAAAATGCTCCCACAAATTTATCATAACATGGGCTACCTACAAAATAAGATGAAGAATGTGAAGGAAGCATTATATTACTATGAAAAAAGCTTGGATCTACAATCTAACTTTAATCAGCACTATCTGGTAACGCTCTATTCAATTGGAGAAATGCAATATTATCTTAAAGAATTTGATAAAGCGAAAGAGTGTCTTCAAGAAGTAGCCTCGCTATCAAAAGAGCTGGGTAATAAAAAATATAGACTACTTGCAGATTTTTATTTATTTTATATGGCCTCACCGCAAAAAGCGTTTAAATACTTAGAAACAAAAGTAATACCTTATTTTGAAGAGGCAAAGGAACATACAGATGACTTAACCCGTTTTTATAAAATGCTTTCAGATTACTACCATGAAAACGGATTGGTCAATGAAGCAGTCAAATATTTAAATAAGATAACAGGGGGTATACTATGA
- a CDS encoding cytosolic protein produces MKSFIVSFHQEDNVDAMQIQKLNQEEFEKATEGGTRHLFEIDTNIGLFVFFDGADADGNLSYMVLQYEEENEEPSACYSFQLKDFYEFMALYLNDIDYEEVEGEEQEYGAMQHLAHLIFHIVEEGRDLKV; encoded by the coding sequence ATGAAATCATTTATTGTTAGTTTTCACCAAGAAGATAATGTGGATGCAATGCAAATTCAAAAGCTGAATCAAGAGGAGTTTGAGAAAGCGACCGAAGGCGGAACAAGACATCTCTTTGAAATCGACACCAACATCGGACTTTTTGTGTTTTTTGATGGCGCGGATGCAGATGGAAATCTATCGTACATGGTGCTGCAGTATGAAGAGGAAAATGAGGAGCCATCTGCATGCTATTCTTTCCAGTTAAAGGATTTCTACGAATTTATGGCACTCTACTTAAATGACATCGATTACGAGGAAGTCGAAGGAGAAGAGCAAGAATACGGTGCCATGCAGCATCTAGCGCATTTAATCTTCCATATCGTTGAAGAGGGTAGAGATTTGAAGGTTTAA
- a CDS encoding pirin family protein, translating into MMTSIHQRGIERIWTVDHRQNSPIHIAGMVLDPNKMKESDPFLFLAEDWFQKGTFDFHPHRGIETVTYVIEGKLEHQDSKAGKGELGPGDVQWMTAGRGVIHIEDPAEGETVHSLQLWVNLPREHKMAEPRYQNLRAQDMPVRQEDGSSIRIFSGSSGGIQSATKNYVPVTMVEINVEPGASVTQDLPGDYNGFMYILEGKGLFGKNQTEAGKGHVLLLEKANPEDESEITIKAVENLRVLLYAGKPLNEPIVARGPFVMNTEEEIRQAYRDYMAGKFTE; encoded by the coding sequence ATGATGACTTCAATACACCAAAGGGGCATTGAACGAATTTGGACGGTTGATCATCGCCAAAATAGTCCGATTCATATAGCAGGAATGGTATTAGATCCAAATAAAATGAAAGAATCAGACCCTTTTCTTTTCTTAGCGGAGGATTGGTTTCAAAAAGGAACATTTGATTTTCATCCACATCGCGGAATCGAGACCGTAACCTATGTCATCGAGGGGAAACTCGAGCATCAAGATAGTAAAGCCGGCAAAGGGGAACTTGGACCAGGAGACGTTCAGTGGATGACTGCGGGGAGAGGTGTTATTCACATCGAGGACCCGGCAGAAGGAGAAACCGTTCACTCTTTGCAGCTTTGGGTGAACCTGCCACGCGAACATAAGATGGCAGAACCACGTTATCAAAACCTCCGTGCCCAAGACATGCCTGTCCGACAGGAAGACGGATCATCCATTCGGATTTTCTCCGGTTCATCTGGCGGCATTCAATCAGCTACAAAAAACTATGTTCCCGTGACAATGGTTGAAATCAATGTGGAACCAGGAGCATCCGTTACCCAAGACCTGCCGGGTGATTACAACGGCTTTATGTATATTTTAGAGGGAAAAGGGCTCTTCGGAAAAAATCAGACAGAGGCTGGGAAGGGACATGTTCTATTACTGGAAAAAGCCAACCCAGAAGATGAAAGTGAAATTACCATAAAGGCAGTCGAAAATCTCAGGGTCTTGTTATATGCAGGTAAACCGCTAAACGAGCCTATCGTTGCCAGAGGGCCATTTGTCATGAATACAGAAGAAGAAATTCGTCAGGCCTATCGCGATTATATGGCTGGCAAATTCACAGAATAA
- a CDS encoding NAD(P)/FAD-dependent oxidoreductase, translating to MFDVLIVGAGPTGASAAIFTAKAGKKTLVIDNDKSVTKRAWIENHYGVTEITGPDLVETGKKQASKSGAEFVQATVSTISKTESGFKVETDQGEYEAKHVILATGMSVDLAEAVGLTTKPGTEPRIKTILDVDTAGKTNIDGIWAAGTVAGVSMHTIITAGDGAKVAINVISELNGERYVDHDVLKA from the coding sequence ATGTTTGATGTTTTAATAGTCGGAGCTGGACCTACTGGTGCTAGTGCAGCTATTTTCACTGCAAAAGCTGGAAAGAAAACGTTGGTAATTGATAACGATAAGAGCGTGACTAAGCGTGCTTGGATTGAAAACCATTATGGTGTAACAGAAATAACAGGACCTGACCTTGTAGAAACAGGTAAGAAACAAGCAAGTAAATCTGGCGCAGAATTCGTTCAAGCTACTGTTTCAACGATCAGCAAAACTGAAAGCGGTTTTAAAGTAGAAACCGATCAAGGTGAATATGAAGCGAAACATGTCATTTTAGCAACAGGAATGTCTGTTGACCTTGCAGAAGCAGTTGGGTTAACAACCAAGCCGGGAACTGAACCAAGAATTAAAACGATTCTTGATGTTGACACGGCTGGAAAAACTAATATCGATGGCATCTGGGCAGCAGGTACTGTTGCAGGCGTAAGCATGCATACGATTATTACTGCTGGGGACGGCGCAAAGGTAGCGATTAATGTAATTAGCGAACTAAACGGTGAACGTTATGTTGACCACGATGTGTTAAAAGCCTAA
- a CDS encoding S8 family serine peptidase, producing the protein MKRKRVLGATVMSVVMGISMFATGAFGQQTNSNETYRVLIQGPASEKAKAKANYGVRWDFDTKGFTTTVNAQQYQALLHNKNLTIEKVPAISIGTMREEAAAKPGGSTGGVPSDQTPWGIQAIYNDPAITKTSGGSGIKVAVLDTGVNKNHADLASSVEQCQDFSQTKTSWVDGTCSDGNGHGTHVSGTVLANGGSTGKGIYGVAPEAKLWSYKVLNDRGSGYSDDIAAAINKVADEAVRTGSKVVISMSLGSSSKDSLISNAVDYAYGKGVLVVAAAGNDGPGDNTIGYPGALVNAVAVAALENVQENGTYRVADFSSRGNPATDGDFVIQERDVEVSAPGRAIESTWKDGGYNTISGTSMATPHISGLAAKIWSANPSWSASQLRAELQNRAKANDIKGGTGSATGDDYASGFGFPRVK; encoded by the coding sequence ATGAAGAGAAAGAGAGTTCTTGGGGCTACGGTAATGAGTGTGGTAATGGGAATTTCAATGTTTGCAACGGGGGCATTTGGCCAACAAACAAACAGTAACGAGACATACAGGGTATTAATTCAAGGACCTGCCTCCGAAAAGGCAAAAGCGAAAGCGAACTATGGGGTACGCTGGGATTTTGACACCAAAGGGTTTACAACAACAGTCAATGCACAGCAATATCAAGCACTTTTACACAACAAAAATTTAACAATCGAAAAGGTTCCTGCAATAAGTATTGGAACAATGAGGGAAGAAGCCGCAGCTAAACCGGGTGGTTCAACAGGCGGCGTTCCAAGTGATCAAACACCTTGGGGAATTCAGGCAATTTATAATGATCCTGCTATTACAAAGACATCCGGAGGAAGTGGAATTAAAGTAGCTGTTCTCGATACTGGTGTTAATAAAAATCATGCCGATTTAGCGAGCAGTGTTGAACAATGTCAGGATTTTTCGCAAACAAAAACATCTTGGGTAGATGGAACTTGTTCAGATGGTAACGGACATGGAACACATGTCTCCGGAACAGTATTAGCTAACGGCGGCAGCACAGGAAAAGGAATTTACGGTGTAGCTCCTGAAGCTAAACTATGGTCCTATAAAGTATTGAATGATCGTGGCAGCGGTTATTCTGATGATATTGCAGCAGCTATTAATAAAGTAGCTGATGAAGCTGTTCGTACAGGTTCTAAAGTGGTGATTTCGATGTCACTTGGATCAAGCTCGAAGGATTCGTTAATTTCTAATGCCGTTGATTATGCGTATGGAAAGGGCGTACTTGTTGTCGCTGCGGCAGGGAATGACGGTCCTGGTGACAATACGATAGGTTACCCTGGAGCATTAGTTAATGCCGTTGCCGTTGCTGCTTTAGAAAATGTACAAGAAAATGGCACGTATCGTGTCGCTGATTTTTCATCAAGAGGGAATCCAGCAACTGATGGTGACTTTGTGATCCAAGAACGGGATGTAGAGGTTTCTGCACCAGGACGTGCGATTGAATCGACATGGAAGGATGGAGGCTATAACACCATAAGCGGAACATCAATGGCTACTCCTCACATCTCAGGTCTTGCGGCAAAGATTTGGTCTGCCAACCCATCATGGTCCGCCAGCCAGCTCCGTGCTGAACTGCAGAACAGAGCAAAAGCAAATGATATTAAAGGTGGAACGGGCTCAGCTACAGGCGATGATTACGCCTCCGGCTTTGGCTTCCCTAGAGTAAAATAA
- a CDS encoding NERD domain-containing protein, whose protein sequence is MIIKERSIPLKLLILQALLRRLPLNHEKYQQILEEAGRRSAGYQGEKALDYYYRSLPQQKYMIFHDLNLPDGEYNCQIDTFLLTPEFGLIIDVKNMAGKLTFDTDNEQFIQNNNDKEKGYDYPIAQAERHKKYIQELLKAHHLPPVPIDYLVVISNSFASYFVTGKNSYKVKPRICKADVMLHRIENVEKTFTTPILTKKDLRKLSRLLLKMNTLPTFQILQKYGIRKEDLLTGVYCPFCKHLPLVRKKQQWYCPACDSYSKDAHIAALMDYFLLVDLKITNMEFRRFVRLNSIHIASRLLLASNLDYTGKNKTRVYFLKNFPA, encoded by the coding sequence TTGATTATAAAAGAAAGGTCTATTCCTCTTAAGTTACTCATCTTACAGGCTTTATTGCGTCGTCTTCCTCTAAATCACGAGAAATATCAGCAAATTTTAGAAGAAGCGGGAAGACGCTCTGCTGGCTATCAAGGTGAAAAAGCTCTGGATTACTATTATCGGTCCCTTCCACAACAAAAGTACATGATTTTCCACGATTTAAACCTTCCTGATGGTGAATACAACTGTCAAATTGATACTTTTCTATTAACCCCAGAATTCGGCCTAATTATTGATGTAAAAAATATGGCTGGAAAATTAACTTTCGATACGGATAATGAACAGTTTATCCAAAATAACAATGACAAAGAAAAAGGTTATGATTATCCGATTGCACAAGCCGAACGTCACAAAAAATATATCCAAGAACTGCTTAAAGCCCATCATCTCCCACCTGTTCCAATCGATTATTTAGTCGTCATTAGCAACAGTTTTGCTTCCTATTTCGTTACAGGAAAAAATTCTTATAAAGTTAAACCTCGGATTTGTAAAGCTGATGTTATGCTACATCGAATTGAAAACGTGGAGAAAACGTTTACTACTCCCATCCTCACCAAAAAAGATCTCCGGAAGCTCAGCAGACTCCTACTAAAAATGAATACTCTCCCTACTTTTCAAATCCTTCAAAAATATGGTATTCGAAAGGAAGATTTGTTAACCGGTGTTTACTGTCCTTTCTGCAAGCATCTGCCTCTTGTTCGTAAAAAACAGCAGTGGTACTGCCCTGCGTGTGACTCCTATTCGAAAGATGCTCATATCGCTGCACTTATGGACTATTTTTTACTGGTTGATTTGAAAATAACTAATATGGAGTTTCGGAGGTTTGTTCGTTTAAATTCGATTCACATTGCAAGTAGGCTATTGCTTGCCTCAAATTTAGATTACACTGGGAAAAATAAAACACGTGTCTACTTTTTAAAGAATTTCCCTGCTTAA
- a CDS encoding MDR family MFS transporter: MIKKDNNLNLVVAGLLLAILMAAMDNTIVATAMGTIVSDLGGFDKFVWVTSAYMVAVMAGMPIFGKLSDMYGRKRFFIFGLVVFLIGSALCGIAQSIVQLSIYRAIQGIGGGALMPIAFTIVFDIFPPENRGKMTGLLGAVFGASSVLGPLLGAYITDYISWHWVFYVNVPIGIVSIILIVRYYHESLQHSKQKIDYLGAITLIISVVSLMFALELGGKEYDWNSVPIISLFVSFGVFFIAFFIAEVKAAEPILPLWLFKRRLFATSQILSFLYGGTFIILTVFIPIFVQAVYGGSAKNAGLILTPMMLGSVAGSSIGGIFLTKTSYRNLMFLSIISYVLGMYFLGTLTVDTARYLLTLYMILVGFGVGFSFSLLPTASMHNLEPQYRGTANSTNSFLRSFGMTLGVTIYGTLQTNLFTDKLKEAFKGMQGAGNFKMGDPRQIFQPEQRAKIPDFVLDKIVHAMSDSITHTFLLTLIPIAIAAVTIFFMGNARVKVSQKPAKG; encoded by the coding sequence ATGATCAAAAAAGACAATAATCTTAATTTGGTTGTCGCTGGCCTTCTGCTTGCGATTTTGATGGCTGCTATGGACAACACGATTGTCGCGACAGCCATGGGTACGATTGTTTCAGACCTTGGCGGCTTTGACAAATTTGTTTGGGTTACATCCGCCTACATGGTAGCGGTCATGGCAGGGATGCCAATCTTCGGAAAGCTCTCCGATATGTATGGCCGGAAACGCTTTTTTATTTTTGGATTGGTGGTCTTCCTAATTGGCTCTGCCCTTTGTGGGATCGCTCAGTCGATTGTTCAACTAAGTATTTACCGGGCCATTCAAGGAATTGGCGGTGGAGCCCTCATGCCAATTGCCTTTACAATCGTTTTTGATATTTTCCCACCTGAAAATCGTGGAAAAATGACGGGGCTCCTTGGTGCTGTATTCGGTGCCTCTAGCGTACTTGGACCACTACTTGGTGCGTATATCACCGACTATATTAGCTGGCACTGGGTATTTTATGTAAATGTTCCAATTGGTATTGTTTCTATTATTTTAATCGTTCGGTATTATCATGAATCATTACAGCATTCTAAGCAAAAAATTGATTACCTAGGTGCAATTACCCTTATAATCTCCGTGGTTAGCTTGATGTTCGCTCTGGAATTGGGTGGCAAAGAATATGATTGGAATTCTGTTCCCATCATTAGTTTATTTGTCAGCTTCGGCGTTTTCTTTATTGCTTTTTTCATTGCAGAAGTGAAGGCAGCCGAACCGATTCTGCCGTTGTGGCTATTTAAACGAAGGTTGTTTGCAACATCACAGATTCTCTCCTTTTTATATGGCGGGACGTTTATTATTCTGACTGTCTTTATTCCCATCTTCGTTCAGGCCGTTTATGGCGGCTCTGCTAAGAATGCCGGATTGATTTTAACACCTATGATGCTAGGTTCTGTTGCAGGAAGCTCTATTGGAGGTATATTCTTAACGAAGACTTCATATCGGAATTTGATGTTTCTATCGATCATCTCTTATGTTCTTGGCATGTACTTCCTAGGAACGCTGACTGTTGATACAGCTCGCTATTTATTGACATTGTATATGATTCTTGTTGGATTCGGAGTTGGCTTTTCATTCTCCTTATTGCCAACGGCATCGATGCACAATTTGGAGCCACAGTATCGCGGAACAGCAAACTCCACAAACTCCTTTTTACGTTCGTTTGGTATGACTCTTGGCGTAACGATTTACGGAACACTACAAACCAACCTATTTACTGACAAGTTGAAGGAAGCGTTCAAAGGAATGCAGGGTGCTGGAAATTTCAAGATGGGCGATCCTCGTCAAATTTTCCAACCGGAACAACGCGCGAAGATTCCTGATTTTGTGTTAGATAAAATCGTTCACGCTATGTCTGATTCGATTACACATACTTTCTTGCTTACACTGATTCCGATTGCAATAGCAGCTGTTACCATCTTTTTCATGGGTAATGCACGGGTGAAGGTCAGCCAGAAACCTGCGAAAGGATAA